In Geopsychrobacter electrodiphilus DSM 16401, a single window of DNA contains:
- a CDS encoding DUF444 family protein, whose product MTRKELYQRLKAAGLTARQEQIIAAEMEDYASHEPPPARTSPVPLNDLYSLNDLGCLQNLTLNLTTFNLRTLDQLLERDKLREVDGFPRKIRIGRMVRPGRSADGKVVVVPTTVEEKFIHDNRFNQQQEGEGSGGGSGAGEEGEVIGEQPVRPQGEGEGSGAGKGKGADHEMESSAYDLGRILTEKFQLPNLKDKGKKRSLTRYTYDLTDKNRGFGQVLDKKATLKQVLQTNIGLGNLDTSGEIDTTRLLIAPRDKVYRILSREKDYESQALVFFVRDYSGSMAGKATELIVTQHVLIYSWLLYQYSGQVETRFILHDTEAKEVENFHTYYNSRVAGGTQVAAAYRMVNELVQQDSLDRDYNIYIFHGTDGDDWDREGRDTLPELKKMLGYASRVGITIAEHSYGASGNTEVQTYLKKSGLLEQAHDMLRVDNMAEDEGEDRIIEGIRRLISE is encoded by the coding sequence ATGACGCGTAAGGAACTCTATCAACGTCTGAAGGCCGCGGGTCTTACGGCGCGGCAAGAGCAGATTATCGCTGCCGAGATGGAGGATTATGCCAGCCACGAGCCGCCTCCAGCCCGGACCAGCCCCGTCCCCTTGAACGACCTCTACAGCCTGAATGATCTGGGCTGCCTGCAGAATCTGACCCTCAACCTCACCACCTTTAACCTGCGCACCCTCGACCAGCTGCTTGAACGCGACAAGCTGCGCGAAGTCGATGGCTTTCCGCGCAAGATCCGCATCGGGCGCATGGTGCGTCCGGGGCGCAGCGCCGATGGCAAGGTCGTGGTGGTACCGACCACCGTTGAGGAGAAGTTCATCCACGATAACCGCTTCAACCAGCAGCAGGAGGGGGAAGGGAGCGGCGGGGGCAGCGGTGCGGGGGAAGAGGGCGAGGTGATCGGCGAGCAGCCGGTGCGGCCGCAGGGAGAAGGGGAAGGAAGCGGGGCCGGCAAGGGGAAGGGGGCCGACCATGAAATGGAGTCGAGCGCCTATGATCTGGGCCGAATCCTGACCGAAAAATTTCAACTGCCGAATCTGAAGGATAAGGGCAAAAAACGCTCCCTGACCCGCTACACCTATGATCTGACCGATAAGAACCGTGGCTTCGGCCAGGTGCTCGATAAAAAGGCCACCCTCAAACAGGTGCTGCAGACCAACATCGGGCTCGGCAATCTTGACACGAGCGGTGAGATCGACACCACCCGACTGCTGATCGCTCCGCGCGACAAGGTTTACCGCATCCTCTCGCGCGAAAAGGATTATGAATCACAGGCGCTGGTCTTCTTTGTGCGCGACTATTCCGGGTCGATGGCCGGTAAAGCGACCGAGCTGATCGTGACCCAGCATGTGCTGATCTACAGCTGGCTGCTCTACCAGTACTCCGGCCAGGTCGAGACCCGTTTTATCCTGCATGACACCGAGGCCAAGGAGGTTGAGAATTTTCACACTTATTACAATTCACGCGTCGCCGGGGGTACCCAGGTGGCCGCCGCCTACCGGATGGTCAATGAACTGGTCCAGCAGGATTCCCTCGATCGCGATTACAACATCTATATTTTTCATGGCACAGACGGCGACGACTGGGATCGCGAGGGGCGCGATACCCTGCCCGAGCTGAAGAAAATGCTCGGTTACGCCTCACGCGTCGGGATCACCATCGCCGAGCATTCGTACGGTGCGAGCGGCAACACCGAAGTTCAGACCTACCTGAAAAAATCAGGTCTGCTTGAACAGGCTCACGACATGCTGCGAGTCGATAACATGGCGGAAGATGAGGGTGAAGATCGGATTATCGAAGGGATTCGTCGCTTGATATCTGAGTAG
- the arfB gene encoding alternative ribosome rescue aminoacyl-tRNA hydrolase ArfB, whose translation MIPENEIRIVAIRAQGAGGQNVNKVSSAVTLFFDIPASSLKDEIKQRLLQLNDRRVTGDGVVVIKAQNYRSFEKNRADALLRLEEMIKKVSHVPKKRRPTKPGKGARTRRLDSKTKHGQTKTLRGKIDF comes from the coding sequence ATGATCCCCGAAAATGAAATCCGCATTGTCGCCATCCGCGCCCAGGGTGCAGGTGGTCAGAACGTCAACAAGGTCTCCAGCGCGGTGACCCTGTTCTTCGACATCCCTGCGTCTTCACTAAAAGATGAGATCAAGCAGCGGCTGCTGCAGTTGAATGACCGGCGCGTGACCGGCGACGGGGTGGTGGTGATCAAGGCCCAAAATTACCGCAGTTTCGAGAAAAACCGCGCCGATGCCCTGTTGCGCCTAGAAGAGATGATCAAAAAAGTGAGCCATGTTCCCAAAAAACGCCGCCCGACCAAACCCGGCAAGGGCGCCCGCACCCGGCGCCTCGACAGCAAGACCAAGCATGGCCAGACCAAGACCCTGCGCGGCAAGATCGACTTCTAA
- a CDS encoding serine protein kinase PrkA, which produces MNNIKSALSHFSRQQGRQVRSGPLDFAAFLQKVSDDPEKGIRNIFQVFHDMVEHLVGAPVDEYAGDPESINYVYHDTTRLFVEGADSPFFADRLFSNRLIQLAENFRHGSLQNKIYIFSGPHGSGKSTFLDNLLAKLEEYANSAEGCTFEALWRLDRRLLGTFSEQDSGMFLNRLAGLLDEYEFKQSELIDAQQLMQGVDEYIEIPCPSHDSPLLMIPKEYRREFIDDLFKNDQAKWKLFTEKQYDWLFNEQPCTICSSLYQALLERLKSPVKALEMLFARPYHFNRRLGEGISVYNPGDRILKENVLDNSMLQNRMNLMLRDSNLVRYLYSNFAKTNNGVYALMDIKGHNVERLHELHNIISEGVHKVEYIEEHVNSLFLALMNPEDRARLDEIPSLIDRVELINIPYVLDLRTEVEIYRNAFGRHIDASFLPRVMHNFARIIISTRLAKESPAMLEWIGSVDKYQRYCDDHLHLLKMEIYTGNIPEWLNEDDRKKLTARRRRQIIAESESEGVSGFSGRDSIRIFRELYSSLARENSLIDMKSLCRFFESRPEWQALIPEGFIDSLCRMYNYTIMQEVKEALYYYNEEQIEKEIKNYLFAINFEAGTQVTSPYTGDKLLVGDELFGALERRLVSPAADLATRLQFRKATQKLYASQALTQELILAGKALEETELYHSLHERYVHYLKEKVLDPLLKNENFRRAIKDFEGENFRTYDRKVRDDVTFLINNLCERFKYTGLGAREVALYLIDNRISEEFAEE; this is translated from the coding sequence ATGAACAATATAAAATCAGCACTCAGTCATTTTTCGCGCCAGCAGGGGCGCCAGGTCCGCAGTGGCCCACTCGACTTCGCGGCCTTCCTGCAGAAGGTGAGCGATGATCCGGAAAAGGGGATTCGTAATATCTTTCAGGTGTTTCATGACATGGTGGAACACCTGGTCGGCGCGCCGGTGGATGAATATGCCGGGGATCCGGAATCGATCAACTATGTCTATCATGACACCACTCGCCTGTTTGTCGAAGGCGCCGACTCCCCCTTCTTCGCCGATCGTCTCTTCTCCAACCGCCTGATACAGCTGGCCGAAAACTTTCGCCACGGCTCTCTGCAGAATAAGATCTATATCTTTAGCGGTCCCCACGGCAGCGGCAAGAGCACCTTTCTGGATAACCTGCTGGCCAAGCTTGAAGAGTACGCTAATTCGGCAGAAGGCTGCACCTTTGAGGCGCTCTGGCGGCTCGATCGCAGATTGCTCGGGACCTTCAGCGAGCAGGACAGCGGTATGTTTCTCAACCGTCTGGCCGGTCTGCTCGATGAATATGAATTTAAGCAGAGCGAGCTGATCGACGCCCAGCAGTTGATGCAGGGGGTCGATGAATATATTGAGATCCCCTGCCCCAGCCATGACAGTCCGCTGCTGATGATCCCCAAGGAGTACCGTCGCGAATTTATCGACGATCTGTTCAAGAATGATCAGGCCAAGTGGAAGCTCTTCACCGAAAAGCAGTATGACTGGTTGTTCAATGAGCAACCCTGCACCATCTGCAGCTCTCTTTATCAGGCGTTGCTCGAACGGCTGAAATCGCCGGTCAAGGCGCTCGAAATGCTCTTCGCGCGGCCCTATCATTTTAATCGCCGGCTGGGGGAAGGGATCAGCGTTTACAACCCCGGCGATCGCATCCTCAAGGAGAACGTCCTCGACAACAGCATGTTGCAGAACCGAATGAACCTTATGCTGCGCGACAGTAATCTGGTGCGCTATCTGTATTCCAATTTTGCCAAGACCAACAACGGGGTCTACGCCCTGATGGATATCAAGGGACACAACGTCGAGCGCTTGCACGAACTGCACAACATCATCAGCGAGGGGGTGCACAAGGTTGAATATATCGAGGAGCACGTTAATTCGCTGTTCCTGGCCTTGATGAACCCCGAAGATCGAGCGCGCCTGGATGAAATCCCGTCGCTGATCGATCGGGTCGAGCTGATCAATATCCCCTATGTGCTCGATCTGCGCACCGAGGTCGAGATCTATCGCAACGCCTTTGGCCGTCATATCGACGCGAGTTTCCTGCCGCGTGTCATGCATAATTTTGCGCGGATTATTATTTCGACGCGTCTGGCCAAAGAGTCGCCGGCGATGCTGGAATGGATCGGTTCTGTCGATAAGTACCAGCGTTACTGTGATGATCATCTCCATCTGCTGAAAATGGAAATCTATACCGGCAATATTCCCGAATGGTTGAATGAGGATGACCGCAAAAAACTGACCGCCAGGCGGCGGCGGCAGATTATTGCCGAGTCGGAGAGCGAAGGGGTCAGCGGTTTTTCAGGGCGGGATTCGATCCGTATCTTCCGCGAACTCTATAGCAGTCTGGCGCGCGAAAACTCACTGATCGATATGAAGAGCCTGTGCCGCTTCTTCGAGAGCCGGCCTGAATGGCAGGCACTTATCCCCGAAGGGTTTATCGATTCTCTCTGTCGCATGTACAACTACACCATCATGCAGGAGGTGAAGGAGGCGCTCTACTACTACAACGAAGAGCAGATCGAAAAAGAGATTAAAAATTATCTGTTCGCGATCAATTTCGAAGCGGGCACCCAGGTGACATCCCCCTACACTGGTGACAAACTGCTGGTCGGCGATGAGCTCTTTGGCGCCCTGGAGCGCCGCCTTGTCAGTCCGGCTGCCGATCTTGCGACCCGCCTGCAGTTCCGCAAGGCCACTCAGAAACTGTATGCTTCCCAGGCGTTGACTCAGGAGCTGATCCTGGCCGGCAAGGCCTTGGAAGAGACCGAGCTTTATCACAGCCTGCATGAGCGCTATGTCCATTATCTCAAGGAGAAAGTTCTTGATCCGCTGCTTAAAAATGAAAACTTCCGCCGCGCGATCAAGGATTTTGAAGGAGAGAATTTCCGCACCTACGATCGCAAGGTGCGTGATGATGTGACCTTCCTGATAAACAACCTGTGCGAGCGCTTCAAATATACCGGGCTGGGGGCGCGCGAGGTCGCGCTTTACCTCATCGACAACAGGATTTCGGAGGAGTTTGCCGAGGAATAA
- a CDS encoding serine protein kinase yields the protein MAQKTKRKDDGSLAFHLQSVKDGSRRYENVFQSVARMILADEIKKVVVNGRTTYDFMLFRQGAKHAIGMFDELNSFVSFVKDAAEGGSSKEMAFVLVGEPGNGKTFFVEYLCSCYRHFLSQDGNRKYSFRFTGLENIGTYGKIDKVESQTYEDPMILAMNLGETVEESRKLLVDQFGFKGPDLDKLWENYRPLGACSSYILNDLRGFHAGNLTNLLKTIQIFPVPLSETLGTVTGKYAAKDKITSSAVDLLGEESIQRLLHISDTNNPYRFDLRRGALARVAGGGIHFSDEIYKNKKDLVQVYLGVIQNRMIEIDGYKWPIDTLIIATSNNSEFNRFLSEKEEAPIIDRCRVCYVSHNTNYRLQAQLTDYAIGSEAKTTLTHQLLHQDPNLNYAASVAAVLTRLARSEKLTPIETMKLAAGEVAGEKSIKTLSEVIDTLNQEADITKRFGQKGMGQRNLGRAIQLLVESSETNEGQCMFACDIFGTLERVVLDYVTDANDRAKYQEDIKLARSLYRERVMTEMFNAYMDEPQAIRKDVMNYVNMIIGIDAENLGPDKMWKYRDPQTGELKALKIDQRFIQSVEERLGLKTEEQRETFRTSVRKIYGQKISLDAEYDFMDNFELVKAVTDVRLKSDIAGAGSLVGALANRTNEENQKLYDRMIETMLGQLGYCRTCAQKTIEYFCTQEDES from the coding sequence ATGGCACAGAAAACCAAACGTAAAGATGATGGCTCCCTGGCGTTCCATCTGCAGTCCGTGAAAGACGGGTCGCGCAGATATGAGAACGTTTTTCAGTCTGTGGCCCGCATGATTCTGGCCGACGAAATCAAGAAGGTGGTGGTCAACGGCCGCACCACCTACGATTTTATGCTGTTTCGACAGGGCGCCAAGCATGCGATCGGCATGTTTGATGAGCTGAACAGCTTCGTCAGTTTCGTCAAGGACGCGGCCGAAGGCGGCAGCTCCAAGGAGATGGCCTTCGTGCTGGTCGGTGAGCCGGGGAACGGCAAGACCTTCTTTGTCGAGTATCTCTGCAGCTGTTACCGTCATTTTTTGAGTCAGGACGGCAATCGCAAGTACAGCTTCCGTTTCACCGGTCTTGAGAACATCGGGACTTATGGCAAAATCGACAAGGTCGAATCCCAGACCTATGAAGACCCGATGATTCTGGCGATGAATCTGGGGGAAACCGTTGAAGAGAGCCGCAAGCTGCTGGTTGATCAGTTCGGCTTCAAGGGGCCGGATCTCGACAAGCTGTGGGAGAACTACCGACCCTTAGGCGCCTGCAGCAGCTACATCCTCAACGACCTGCGCGGTTTCCACGCGGGCAATCTGACCAACCTGCTCAAGACGATTCAGATCTTTCCGGTGCCGCTCTCCGAAACCCTCGGCACCGTGACCGGCAAGTATGCGGCCAAGGACAAGATCACCTCAAGCGCCGTCGATTTGCTCGGGGAGGAATCGATCCAGCGGCTCCTGCATATCAGCGACACCAACAACCCCTACCGCTTCGACCTGCGCCGCGGCGCCCTGGCGCGGGTGGCCGGGGGCGGCATCCACTTCTCCGATGAAATCTACAAGAACAAGAAAGATCTGGTGCAGGTCTATCTGGGGGTGATCCAGAACCGCATGATCGAGATCGACGGCTACAAGTGGCCCATCGACACTCTGATTATCGCGACCAGCAACAATTCAGAGTTCAATCGCTTCCTCTCCGAGAAAGAGGAGGCGCCGATCATCGACCGCTGCCGGGTCTGCTATGTGTCGCACAACACCAACTACCGGCTGCAGGCGCAGCTGACCGATTATGCTATCGGCAGCGAGGCCAAAACCACCCTCACCCACCAGCTGCTGCATCAGGACCCGAACCTCAACTACGCCGCCTCGGTCGCCGCGGTGCTGACCCGCCTGGCGCGCTCGGAGAAGCTGACCCCGATCGAGACCATGAAGCTCGCCGCCGGTGAGGTGGCGGGGGAGAAGAGCATCAAGACCCTCTCCGAAGTGATCGACACCCTCAACCAGGAAGCCGATATCACCAAGCGTTTCGGCCAGAAAGGGATGGGGCAGCGCAACCTGGGGCGGGCGATTCAGCTGCTGGTCGAGAGCAGCGAGACCAACGAGGGGCAGTGCATGTTCGCCTGCGATATCTTCGGCACCCTCGAGCGGGTGGTGCTCGATTATGTCACCGACGCCAACGACCGCGCCAAGTACCAGGAGGATATCAAGCTGGCGCGCAGTCTGTACCGCGAGCGGGTGATGACCGAGATGTTCAACGCCTACATGGACGAACCGCAGGCGATCCGCAAGGACGTGATGAACTACGTCAACATGATCATCGGCATCGACGCTGAAAACCTCGGCCCCGACAAGATGTGGAAGTATCGTGATCCGCAGACGGGTGAACTCAAGGCGCTCAAGATCGATCAGCGCTTTATCCAGAGCGTCGAGGAGCGGCTCGGCCTGAAGACCGAAGAGCAGCGTGAAACCTTCCGCACCTCGGTGCGGAAAATCTACGGCCAGAAGATCTCCCTCGATGCCGAGTACGACTTTATGGACAACTTTGAACTGGTGAAGGCGGTCACCGATGTGCGCCTCAAGAGCGATATCGCCGGCGCCGGCTCGCTGGTCGGCGCGCTGGCCAACCGCACCAACGAGGAGAACCAGAAACTCTACGACCGCATGATCGAGACCATGCTCGGCCAGCTCGGCTACTGTCGCACCTGCGCGCAGAAGACGATCGAGTATTTCTGCACCCAGGAGGATGAAAGTTAA
- a CDS encoding SpoVR family protein, translated as MELISQQTKKIMEGCKVRAREAGLQFEDETLEYVVTNRDMLELMPKNMIPTLYDYWVHDVEVLREKGKYELYPGNPYETVINTRPAISFYNDNNPDWLNVMIFYHVLAHIDFFQNNLYFRHTWDYDLAGQALADKRLIARLRSEHGRWVDYVIEFARGIDNLVGYHAELSRLHRATEGCSRRLDYFFDVFLQQVRPVSTSEYVNQIEAYNQACRDAGKLGEQNFFSNVVRTFPEFEAAFDRHENDKVVTSPDLLQFLIDHSPMLAKEENLWMKSVLQIVRSTSIYFQPQIRTKIMNEGWASYWHETLFLQDDRISGNEIAFARVNAGVTAMPRVGLNPYALGMRLFYFIEEAADRGCYHYAYRRLKNMEQKRRFDRKTGSGRDTLFEVRENFCDFTFINSFVDQDFIDHNRLFVAGRRLDEQRMVWQYYVKSRHADDYRQMLFDSLYHPPEIKLAAEKAKDGELYLNHVIEGKPLVQEYIANTMLGIEYLWGGPVCLETSEAEVKAGDGQDEPPQTLSWKRVCYRMAERHLERTVL; from the coding sequence ATGGAGCTGATCAGCCAGCAAACCAAAAAAATCATGGAAGGATGCAAGGTGCGTGCGCGCGAGGCGGGCCTGCAGTTTGAGGATGAGACCCTCGAATATGTGGTGACCAATCGCGATATGCTCGAGCTGATGCCGAAAAACATGATTCCGACCCTTTATGACTACTGGGTGCACGATGTCGAGGTGCTGCGCGAGAAGGGGAAATACGAACTCTACCCCGGCAACCCCTATGAAACAGTCATCAACACCCGGCCGGCGATCTCTTTTTATAATGACAACAACCCCGACTGGCTCAACGTGATGATCTTTTATCATGTGCTGGCGCATATCGATTTTTTTCAGAACAACCTCTACTTCCGGCATACCTGGGATTACGACCTGGCGGGGCAGGCGCTGGCCGACAAACGCCTGATCGCAAGGCTGCGCAGCGAACACGGGCGCTGGGTCGACTACGTTATCGAGTTTGCGCGCGGCATCGACAATCTGGTCGGCTATCATGCCGAGCTCTCCAGGCTGCACCGCGCAACCGAGGGTTGCAGCAGGCGGCTCGATTACTTCTTTGACGTCTTTCTGCAGCAGGTGCGCCCGGTTTCGACCAGCGAATATGTTAACCAGATAGAAGCCTATAACCAGGCCTGTCGTGATGCCGGCAAGCTGGGGGAACAGAACTTCTTTTCCAACGTCGTGCGGACCTTCCCCGAATTTGAAGCGGCCTTCGACAGGCATGAAAACGACAAGGTGGTGACGAGTCCTGACCTGCTGCAGTTTCTGATCGATCATTCTCCGATGCTGGCCAAAGAGGAGAATCTCTGGATGAAGTCGGTGTTGCAGATCGTGCGTTCGACCTCGATCTACTTTCAGCCGCAGATCCGTACCAAGATCATGAACGAAGGCTGGGCCAGTTACTGGCATGAAACCCTCTTTCTGCAGGATGATCGGATCAGCGGCAACGAAATCGCCTTCGCGCGGGTCAACGCCGGGGTGACGGCGATGCCGCGCGTCGGACTGAACCCTTACGCGCTGGGGATGAGGCTGTTCTATTTCATCGAAGAAGCGGCCGATCGCGGTTGCTATCATTATGCCTATCGACGGCTGAAAAACATGGAGCAGAAGCGTCGGTTTGATCGCAAGACGGGCAGCGGCCGCGACACCCTCTTTGAGGTGCGTGAGAACTTCTGTGACTTCACCTTCATCAACAGCTTCGTCGATCAGGATTTTATCGACCACAATCGGTTGTTTGTGGCCGGGCGGCGGCTGGATGAACAACGCATGGTCTGGCAGTATTACGTTAAAAGTCGCCACGCCGACGATTATCGCCAGATGCTCTTCGACAGCCTTTACCATCCGCCTGAAATCAAACTTGCCGCCGAAAAAGCCAAGGACGGTGAGCTCTACCTGAATCACGTTATTGAGGGGAAACCGCTGGTGCAGGAGTATATCGCCAACACCATGCTCGGCATCGAATACCTCTGGGGCGGTCCGGTCTGCCTGGAAACCAGCGAGGCCGAAGTGAAAGCCGGGGATGGTCAGGATGAACCCCCGCAGACCCTCAGCTGGAAAAGGGTGTGTTACCGCATGGCCGAGCGTCACCTGGAGCGTACAGTTCTCTGA